Within Dehalococcoidia bacterium, the genomic segment CCCCAGTGTGGCTAAGGGGCAACCAGGTCTTCCAGTCCCAGCTCTCTCAACTTGTCCGGCGATGGCCTGCCGGTGATCTCATCGATCCCCATCTCATTCAGGCAACTCCGGCGTATGGCATCTTCATCTAGGGTGACGCCCTTCAGCGGTCCGTAAGAAAATGGCGGTACGCCTTTTGCTCTGGGGGGGAGTTGGAAATCACCCGGCGTGAAGCCTTCCCTGAGGTTGAAACAATGACGAAGCATCTGAATGCGCTCGCCCGACTTTAACCACTCCTCAGGGGT encodes:
- a CDS encoding aldehyde ferredoxin oxidoreductase C-terminal domain-containing protein; its protein translation is TPEEWLKSGERIQMLRHCFNLREGFTPGDFQLPPRAKGVPPFSYGPLKGVTLDEDAIRRSCLNEMGIDEITGRPSPDKLRELGLEDLVAP